One part of the Solanum dulcamara chromosome 8, daSolDulc1.2, whole genome shotgun sequence genome encodes these proteins:
- the LOC129899378 gene encoding protein VACUOLELESS GAMETOPHYTES-like — protein sequence MNARSSHKTVINSDDDNDGKHLIRQPRPVNDISMLIKMMTTMINHNQRGGAGAGRSQLTTNLNRSPVVDYSDSSTDDEGLTQHYYGKIKHFSHPHNLNKYNFQQHSKTNCKVCGLQLVGSGYGCENCRFYVHASCFDLPQKIQHDAHPAHPLTLRYPSYYKHCGKTCDACSEDIEQSFLYCCDICHFDLHVTCTTLYSIVKRPDASTFRLYYTFPTGDSYVRRYCNVCYKKVSKEGWLYYNKDSSDVAHINCAKGKLEPSWIKERLNMLKIK from the coding sequence atgaacgCTCGATCATCTCATAAGACGGTTATTAATAGCGATGACGACAATGATGGCAAGCATCTTATTCGTCAACCTCGTCCCGTGAATGATATTTCAATGCTTATAAAAATGATGACGACAATGATCAACCACAATCAACGTGGTGGTGCTGGTGCTGGTCGTTCCCAATTGACTACTAACCTTAATCGTTCTCCTGTTGTGGACTATTCAGACAGTAGTACCGATGATGAAGGGCTGACGCAGCACTACTACGGGAAGATAAAACACTTTAGCCATCCGCACAACTTGAACAAGTACAACTTCCAACAACACTCCAAAACTAACTGCAAAGTGTGCGGGCTCCAACTTGTTGGGTCGGGTTACGGTTGTGAAAATTGTCGATTTTATGTGCATGCATCGTGCTTCGATCTTCCACAGAAGATCCAGCATGATGCACATCCAGCACACCCTCTGACACTTCGTTACCCGTCCTACTACAAGCACTGCGGTAAGACATGTGACGCTTGTTCTGAAGACATTGAGCAAAGTTTTCTCTACTGCTGTGATATATGCCATTTTGATCTTCATGTCACTTGTACCACATTGTACAGCATCGTGAAGAGGCCTGATGCATCGACTTTTCGACTTTATTACACGTTTCCTACGGGTGATAGTTATGTTCGGCGATATTGCAACGTTTGTTACAAGAAGGTGTCTAAGGAAGGTTGGTTGTATTATAACAAGGATTCTAGTGATGTTGCACATATCAACTGTGCTAAGGGTAAACTTGAACCTTCTTGGATTAAAGAGAGACTTAATATGCTTAAAATCAAGTAA
- the LOC129901260 gene encoding uncharacterized protein LOC129901260 has translation MSGRQVCLMSTTINSDDEDDNNFFKASAFPRKSRTSFGHNHHSLLDSSESEDDQGHRQPRPINDSSSLLRMMLNINQRDGAGAGAGRSQLNFNRNRPTIPDSSENEDDQGHHQPRPINDISSLLRMMLHINQRDGAGAGAGAGRSQLIINHNRRTIPDYSDSCTDDEGLSKNYHGKIKHFSHPHNLNKYNFQQYSKTNCKVCGLQLVGSGYGCESCQFYVHASCFDLPQKIQHDAHPAHPLTLRYPSYYKHCGKTCDACCENIRRSFLYCCDLCDFDLHVTCATLYNIVKRPDTLKGTLRLHYTFPFGDNIIARCNVCNKKVSKEGWLYYSKDTGHIAHINCVKDTVGPSWIKEKLNMLKFK, from the coding sequence atgaGCGGCAGACAAGTATGCTTAATGTCTACGACTATTAATAGCGATGATGAAGAtgataacaatttttttaaagctTCAGCATTTCCAAGAAAGAGTCGCACTTCTTTTGGCCATAATCATCACTCGCTTTTAGATTCTTCAGAAAGCGAAGATGATCAAGGACATCGTCAACCTCGTCCCATCAATGATAGTTCATCTCTTCTAAGAATGATGCTTAACATCAATCAACGTGATGGTGCTGGTGCTGGTGCTGGTCGTTCCCAATTGAACTTTAACCGTAATCGTCCAACTATTCCAGACTCTTCAGAAAACGAAGATGATCAAGGACATCATCAACCTCGTCCCATCAATGATATTTCATCTCTTTTAAGAATGATGCTTCACATCAATCAACGTGATGGTGCTGGTGCTGGTGCTGGTGCTGGTCGTTCCCAATTGATTATTAACCATAATCGTCGAACTATTCCAGACTATTCAGACTCATGTACGGATGACGAAGGCCTGTCTAAGAACTACCACGGGAAGATAAAACACTTTAGCCATCCGCACAACTTGAACAAGTACAACTTCCAACAATACTCCAAAACTAACTGCAAAGTCTGCGGGCTTCAACTTGTTGGCTCGGGTTATGGTTGTGAAAGCTGTCAATTCTATGTGCATGCATCGTGCTTCGATCTTCCACAGAAGATACAGCACGATGCACACCCAGCACACCCTCTGACACTTCGTTACCCGTCCTACTACAAGCACTGCGGTAAGACATGTGACGCTTGTTGTGAAAACATTAGGCGAAGTTTTCTCTACTGTTGTGATCTCTGCGATTTTGATCTTCATGTCACTTGTGCCACGTTGTACAACATCGTGAAGAGACCTGATACATTGAAGGGAACACTTCGACTTCATTACACGTTTCCTTTTGGTGATAATATTATTGCGCGATGCAATGTTTGTAACAAGAAGGTGTCTAAGGAAGGTTGGTTGTACTACAGCAAAGATACTGGCCATATTGCACATATCAACTGTGTTAAGGATACAGTTGGACCTTCTTGGATTAAAGAGAAACTTAATATGCTTAAATTTAAGTAA